A portion of the Candidatus Paceibacterota bacterium genome contains these proteins:
- a CDS encoding HNH endonuclease, translated as MSRTLVLNATYEPLGVVPERRALILVLNSRATMIEDSGSVFHYASGQMALPAVIKLNRFVRVPYRHSVPLSRRAIFARDGGRCVYCTAPATSIDHVVPRSRGGGHSWENVVSACHRCNAAKADKHLKDLGWRLKALPREPVGAAWRVLGAGRTEIRWLPYLEPFGVEAATA; from the coding sequence ATGTCGCGCACTCTTGTGTTAAACGCAACCTACGAGCCACTAGGGGTTGTTCCAGAGCGACGCGCACTCATTCTTGTCCTGAATTCACGGGCCACCATGATTGAAGATTCTGGGTCGGTATTTCACTACGCAAGTGGTCAAATGGCGCTGCCGGCCGTTATCAAACTCAATCGATTTGTGCGTGTTCCCTACCGGCATAGCGTTCCACTTTCACGGCGGGCGATTTTCGCACGCGATGGTGGGCGATGCGTTTACTGCACCGCACCGGCAACTTCGATTGACCACGTGGTCCCGCGAAGTCGAGGCGGCGGACACAGCTGGGAGAACGTCGTCTCTGCCTGCCATCGTTGCAACGCTGCCAAGGCCGACAAGCATCTCAAAGATTTAGGGTGGCGCTTGAAAGCCCTTCCGCGTGAACCAGTTGGGGCAGCCTGGCGCGTCCTAGGTGCTGGTCGCACCGAGATTCGTTGGCTGCCTTACTTAGAACCCTTTGGAGTGGAAGCGGCTACTGCTTAA
- a CDS encoding mechanosensitive ion channel domain-containing protein: MSAFFSLSPRNTALNFTDRTQEIWDWFSGSPLHILEIILVALIAQRLGSRAITRAMNRLAAVDLSHGLAATVNRQKERARTTGTVLTSTLNAVIWVIALGMILGEFGLNLGPLIASAGVIGIAFGLGAQTIVRDVLAGLFMLIEDQYGVGDRIDVLEISGKVERVGLRITTVRDEAGTLWYLRNGEILKVGNRSQSG; the protein is encoded by the coding sequence ATGAGCGCATTCTTCTCACTTTCGCCTCGCAATACGGCTCTGAACTTCACAGATCGGACTCAGGAAATCTGGGACTGGTTTAGCGGCTCCCCATTGCATATCCTCGAAATCATTCTCGTTGCCCTCATCGCGCAGCGGCTGGGCAGCCGTGCCATCACGCGAGCGATGAATCGACTGGCTGCAGTGGATCTCAGCCACGGACTCGCCGCCACCGTCAACCGCCAGAAGGAACGAGCCAGAACCACTGGAACGGTGCTCACAAGCACTCTCAATGCAGTCATTTGGGTGATCGCCCTAGGCATGATCCTTGGCGAATTCGGACTCAACCTCGGTCCCCTCATCGCATCAGCAGGAGTAATCGGCATCGCATTCGGCCTGGGCGCTCAGACGATTGTCCGCGATGTACTGGCCGGATTATTCATGCTCATTGAAGATCAGTATGGAGTGGGCGATCGCATTGACGTCCTAGAGATTTCCGGAAAAGTCGAAAGGGTCGGACTTCGGATTACGACGGTGCGAGATGAGGCGGGCACCCTCTGGTATCTGCGAAACGGCGAAATTCTTAAGGTCGGCAACCGCTCTCAGTCGGGTTGA